In Delphinus delphis chromosome 11, mDelDel1.2, whole genome shotgun sequence, one genomic interval encodes:
- the KRT18 gene encoding keratin, type I cytoskeletal 18, which yields MSFSAQSTFSSYRSLGSAQSPGHGVRPVSSAASVYAGAGGSGSRISVSRSTSVRGGWGSGNLGAGMTGGLVGVGGIQGEKETMQDLNDRLASYLENVRSLEADNRRLESKIREHLEKKGPQVRDWGHYLKTIEDLRLQIFASSVDNARIVLQIDNARLAADDFRVKYETELAMRQSVENDIHGLRKVIDDTNVTRLQLETEIEALKEELLFMKKNHEEEVKGLQNQIANSGLTVELDAPKAQDLGKIMADIRAQYDELAQKNREELDKYWSQQIEESTTVVTSKTAEIGAAEMTLTELRRTLQSLEIDLDSMRNLKASLENSLREVEARYAMQMEQLNGVLLHLESELAETRAEGQRQTQEYEALLNIKVKLEAEINTYRRLLEDGEDFSLADAVDSCNSMQTIQKTTTLKFVDGKVVSETSDTKVLRH from the exons ATGAGCTTCAGCGCCCAGTCCACCTTCTCCAGCTACCGGTCCCTGGGCTCCGCGCAGTCACCTGGCCACGGGGTCCGACCGGTCAGCAGCGCTGCCAGCGTCTATGCAGGCGCCGGGGGCTCGGGCTCCCGGATCTCCGTGTCCCGCTCCACCAGCGTCCGGGGCGGCTGGGGGTCCGGGAACCTGGGCGCCGGGATGACCGGGGGTCTGGTAGGTGTAGGGGGCATCCAGGGCGAGAAGGAGACCATGCAAGACCTGAATGACCGCCTGGCCTCCTACCTGGAGAATGTGAGGAGCCTGGAGGCCGATAATAGGAGACTGGAGAGCAAAATCCGGGAACACCTGGAGAAGAAGGGACCCCAGGTCAGAGACTGGGGGCACTACTTGAAGACCATCGAGGACCTGAGGCTTCAG ATTTTTGCAAGTTCTGTGGACAATGCCCGCATCGTTCTGCAGATCGATAATGCCCGTCTTGCTGCTGATGACTTCAGAGTCAA GTATGAGACAGAGCTGGCCATGCGCCAGTCTGTGGAGAATGACATCCACGGGCTCCGCAAGGTCATTGATGACACCAATGTCACCCGGCTGCAGCTGGAGACTGAGATCGAGGCTCTCAAGGAGGAGCTGCTGTTCATGAAGAAGAACCACGAGGAG GAAGTAAAGGGTCTACAAAACCAGATTGCCAACTCTGGGTTGACCGTGGAGTTGGATGCCCCCAAAGCTCAGGACCTCGGCAAGATCATGGCAGACATCCGGGCCCAGTATGACGAGCTGGCTCAGAAGAACCGAGAGGAGCTGGACAAGTACTGGTCCCAGCAG ATTGAGGAGAGCACCACAGTGGTCACCTCGAAGACCGCTGAGATAGGAGCTGCTGAGATGACACTCACGGAACTGAGACGCACTCTCCAGTCCCTGGAGATCGACCTGGACTCCATGAGAAATCTG AAGGCCAGCCTGGAGAACAGCCTGAGGGAAGTGGAGGCCCGCTATGCCATGCAGATGGAGCAGCTCAATGGTGTCCTCCTGCACCTGGAGTCGGAGCTGGCCGAGACCCGGGCGGAGGGGCAACGCCAGACCCAGGAGTACGAGGCCCTGCTGAACATCAAGGTCAAGCTAGAGGCTGAGATCAACACCTACCGCCGCCTCCTGGAAGATGGGGAGGACTTCAG TCTTGCTGACGCCGTGGACAGCTGCAACTCCATGCAAACCATCCAGAAGACCACCACCCTGAAGTTCGTGGACGGCAAAGTGGTGTCTGAGACCTCAGACACCAAAGTTCTGAGGCATTGA